The DNA segment CTCCGTTCGTCGTAGTCGACGATGTCGGCCGCGGCGATCCGCGGAAGGTGGGTTTCGCGGAGCGAGTCCGCGACGTCGGCGTGGAAGGCCTCGGTCAGTTTCGCATCGTCGGCCTGGGCCTCCATCATCGCCACCTTGTCCGCCAGCGTCTCGACGTCGGCGAGACCGTCTTCGGCGCTCGTGAGCGCGTACAGCGCGTAGCGCCGTCGCTTCTCGGAGAGGAGGTCGAACAGCACGTCGAACGAGGGGGTAGTCACGGCTCTACCGCATTGGAGGGCGTGTCGCCCCTCGCTCGAACCCTTTCGGACCGGATCGTCGCTCATTGTTGCCGGTGACCTCCATCGTCTTTTTTCGCTACCAGGGTCAACAAACCTATACCTTAATAGCTAGGTACCCTCGGTAGAGAGTGTCATGCTACCAATAACAAGCGTCTCAGCGGTCG comes from the Halorussus vallis genome and includes:
- a CDS encoding DUF7344 domain-containing protein; its protein translation is MSDDPVRKGSSEGRHALQCGRAVTTPSFDVLFDLLSEKRRRYALYALTSAEDGLADVETLADKVAMMEAQADDAKLTEAFHADVADSLRETHLPRIAAADIVDYDERSGTVRYWRQPTLEEYLEHTHYKELSDV